Part of the Streptomyces sp. NBC_01460 genome, CTTCGCCGCCGAGGCTTTGATCACCCGCAACTACTGGCTCGGCTCCGTCGCCGTCACCCCGATGGCCCTGCTGATCCTGGAGTTCGGCGGGTTCCAGCCCGCCGGGCAACTCGTTGCGGACCGCGCCCTGGACACCCTCGTGGGCGTCGCGGTGGGCCTCCTCGCCGTGGTCGCGGTCACCAACCGCCGGGCGTCCGGCCTCGTGGAACGGGCCCTCGCCGCGGCGTGGGACGCCCGCGAGAGTGCGGAGCGGTCGGTCGCCGACCCGGCCGCCGACCCCCAGGCCCTCGAAGCGGCACGCAGGCGGCTCACGGCTGCCCTCGTCGAGCTGCGCGACGCCGGCGACGTCGCGTCGGGCGAATGGTGGCAGCGCGCCCTGCCCGAGGAAGAGTTGCTCGCAACTGAGCAGGCAGGACACCGTACGCTCGCGGCGACAGCACAACGGCAGGGGCTGATCACCCTGCCCCCGGCGAACGGAGCGGTGTGACCGACGACATCGTGGCCTCGGTGGTACGGCAGTGGCAGGCCGTCAACCCGGGTCTTGACACCGGACCGATGGAGCTCATCGGCCGCATCAACCGCTGTGCGGCCCTCCTCCAGCAGGCGGAGGACGCGCCCCTGCGGGCCGCCGGTCTGACCCGTGCCGAGTTCGATCTGCTCGGCGCGATGCGGCGCACGGACCGTGAGCTCACCCCGGGCGAGCTGGCCCGCGAGACCTTCTCGTCCGGAGCCGCCGTCACGAAGCGGCTGCGCGTGCTGCAGGAGGCCGGTCTGATCGGGCGTCGCAGCGACGACAGGGACCGCAGGGTCGCCCACGTGGGGCTGACGGAGGCCGGACGGGCCCTGGTCGACCGTCTGCTGCCCGAACAGCTCGCCTACGAGAGGTCGGTGCTCTCCGGGCTCGACGAGGAGACGCGCAGCGGGCTCAGCGGACAGCTCGGCGAACTGCTGGTGCAGCTGGAGGGCAGGCTCGGCGGCGGCCGCCGCTGACGAGCCGCCCGCGTGGTGGGGCTTCCATAGGCCCGGCGGCCGCGGAGCTCACCGACTGTGAGGGTGTCGCGGGCCGAGGGTGCCCGCGACATCCGGATGCGGGAGCCCGGCGTTGCGAGGGCGGAGTCTCCGTGAAGACCGGGCCGGAGCCTTCGCACATCCGTCCGTCGCTCTGGAATGTGCTCCTTTCGATCCGATTCGATCGCATGTGCCCTTGTCCCGCTCTGAGGTGCGTGGGTATTCGTATGCGTTGATGATTTTCGCTTACATGTTCCTGTTATCCAGCGTATTCGCTGGAAATCCGCCTCTCCTGGTGGCCATGTGCGGCTCCTCCCTGTCCCGCACAGCAGGACAGGGAGGTCTACTTTCTCCTGATTTCCCCATGTCGTCACTCCCTGCGCATGCTCGACGGCGGTGAGTGCGAAAACTGGCGAGTGTATTACTGCCGACGGGCTCGCGCAGGGGGTTGGGCGAATATGCCGAGGCACTGTTCTGATCTGGTTAGGCTCACGCGCAGTGAAGTCGAGTTGAGATGAATCAGGGCACTTGTTCATACCTGTCCGCGCAAGTGCGTATACCTCCCGAATCAACCGCCAGAGGGTTTAGATGGTCCGTGTTGAATCACCGCCGACCAACAGAGACGTCCCCGTAGTCCGCGCCGCGCTCCTGCCCGTCGTGCTGATGGCCGGTGCCACGGCCGCCGGCGCCGTGCCGTTCACCGGGGCCACACGGGCGGCAGTCGTCTGGTGCGGTGCGATCGCCACAGTCGTGGTCGCCGCGCTCACCGTCGTGCTGAACCGCCGGCGCCGGGCGATGCGCGTCCAGCGAGCCGAGTACGAACAGCGCATCGCCTTCCTGGAGCGGCGCATCGCCTCGTACGACCAGGAGACCGAGCGGCTCAGCAAGGAACTCCTGCCCGCCGCCATCCGCCGGCTGCGCGCCAGCAACTCGCCGCAGGAGGTGATGCGCGACGTCGTCGACGCCGACGAGTCGTACCGCGACCTCCCCAAGGCGCAACGCGCACTGGTCCTCCAGGTCCTCGACATCATCGACAACGAGGAGGCCATGCGTGACTCCGCGCAGCGCGCCTTCGTCAGCGTCGCGCGCCGGGTCCAGGCCATCGTCCACCGACAGGCCAGTGAGCTCCGGGAGATGGAGGACCACCACGGCCGCAACCCCGACGTCTTCGACGACCTGCTCCGCATCGACCACGGCACGGCGCTGATCGGGCGTCTCGCCGACTCCATCGCCGTACTCGGCGGTGCCCGCCCGAGCCGCCAGTGGCCCAAGGCCGTACCGCTGTTCAGCGTGCTGCGCGGAGCGATGTCCCGGATCCTCGAGTACCAGCGCGTGGACCTGCACTCGATCGCGAAGGTCGCCATCGTCGGCACCGCGGTCGAACCGCTCATCCACGCCTGCGCCGAGCTCCTCGACAACGCGACGCGCTACTCGCCGCCCCAGACCCGGGTGCACGTCACCGCGGTCGAGGTGCAGACGGGCATCGCCATCGAGATCGAGGACGGCGGCGTCAGCCTCAGCGAGGAGGCCCGGGTGCGGGCCGAGAACATGCTCGCCCAGGCCCAGGCCGGCATCAACATGAACGACCTCGGGGAGTCCCCGCGCCTCGGTATGGCCGTGGTCGGCCGGCTCGCCCGCATGTACCAACTCCAGGTCTCCCTGAGGCAGTCCGCCTACGGAGGTGTCCGCGCGGTGCTCATCGTGCCGCGCGACATGATCACCACCGGCCCCGCACCGGGCATCGCGCACGGCATCGGCGCCACCTCGCGTCCGCAGAGCTCGCTCGACATGTCGCAGATGCAGCACGTCGTGCCGCCCCGCGGCAAGCACAAGGCGCGGCACGACGCGACCGGGCCCGTCCCGTCGCTCGCGTCCTCCGCCCCTGCCCCCGCCCCCGCCAAGGCCCCGGCTCCGGCGGCGTCCGCCGCGCGGCCCGGGCCCGCGGCGTCGGCGATGGGTGGCGGCGACGACGAGATCGTCGTCACCGAGTGGACCGAGGGCGGACTCCCGCAGCGCCGCAGCAGGGGGCGCGCACCCCTCGGTTCGCACAACCTCCCGCAGCAGTCGGCGCCGGCCGCGGAGCCCGCCGCACGCAACGGGCACAACGGGCACGGCGGGCACGGCGGGCACGGCGGGCACGGCGGAGGCGACACGCCACCGCCCGGTCTCTGGCTGGAGGCCTTCACCCAGGCCGTCAACGGTGTGCCCAAGGAGCCCAGGAACGACTCGGAGTCTGACGACGCGTGGGACAAGGGAGACGAGAAGTGATCCAGCAGCGGGGAAACATGGACTGGATGCTCAAGGAACTGGCCGACGACGTACCGAGCATCCACCAGATCGTGGTGCTCTCCGCCGACGGCCTCCGCATCGCCCGGCACGGCGGTGACCCCGACGTCGCCGACCGTCTGGCCGCCGCCTGTGCGGGGCTGCAGAGCCTCGCCGCGGCCGTCGCCACCGAGATCCCGTACAGCGACGGCCTGATGAAGCTCGTCGTCATCGAGGTCACCGGCGGGTTCTTCTACCTGATGGCGGCGGGCACCGGCGCCTACCTCGCGGTCCTGGCCGGCGAGACGGTCGACGCCGGGCTGGTGGGCGCCCGCATGCGCGACATGGTCGTGCGGATCGGCGCGCACCTGACGAGCCCTCCGCGCCATGACGGGCAGGCCGGATGAGTCCTCCCCGACGAGAACGCCGAAAGGCCGAACCGGCGTTGAGCGACCCGGAACGGCTCTACGTGATCACCGGCGCGCCCGACGGGGAACGAGCGGCACTCGACCTCGTCACGATGGTGGTGGCGCAGGCCGAGCCGTCGCCCACGGTCCAGCCCGAGCAGGCCGCGATCCTGCGGCTCTGCAAGGCACCGTTGTCCGTCGCCGAGATCTCGGCCTATCTGAGCCTGCCCTTCAGCGTGGTCACCTCGCTCCTGACAGAACTCCTGGCGACCGAACTGATCGAATCGCGCGCGCCCATCGTCCGCGCCGCGCTCCCGGACCGGTCCCTCCTCGAAGCGGTGATGCATGGACTTCAGAAGCTCTGACACGATCACGGGCCCCCGCACCGAGGACGTCCTTCCCAGCACGGCCACGGCCGCGGTGAAGGTCGTCGTCGTCGGCGGGTTCGGGGTCGGCAAGACGACCATGGTCGGCTCGGTGAGCGAGATCCGGCCCCTGACGACCGAAGAGACCATGACCCAGGCCGGTGTCGGCGTGGACGACACGGTGGGTGTGGAGACCAAGACCGCCACCACCGTCGCCATGGACTTCGGCCGGATCAGCCTCAGCGAGGAACTGATCCTCTATCTGTTCGGCACCCCGGGCCAGGAACGCTTCTGGTTCCTGTGGAACGGACTGTTCGAAGGAGCGCTCGGGGCCGTCGTCCTCATCGACACCCGTCGGCTCCAGGTCAGCTTCGACGTCATCGGAAGGCTGGAGGAGCGCGGCGTGCCGTTCGTCGTCGCGGTCAACACCTTCCCCGACGCACCGCACCACCCCGTCGAGGCCCTGCGCAGCGCACTGGACCTGCCGGACGAGGTGCCGATGATCGACTGCGACGCCCGGCTGCGCGCGTCCAGCCGCGATGTGCTGATGACCCTGATGCGTTACCTGCACCGCCTTGCCGTGCCGCTCACCTGACGACGGCACACCCCCTGCCGGTGAACGGGCCTTGTCCCCCACGCGCCCGGTCCCGGAACGTCTTGATTTCATGGAGCCACTGTGACAACCCCCTTCCAGCACGAACCCGGATCGGCCACCGGACCGGTGCCGCCCCCGCAGTGCCCCGCGCACGGCATGGGTATCGGCCCCGGCGGACTGCGCCGGCTGTACGGTGCCGAGGCCGAGGCGGACCCCACGGGTCTCTACGAGAAGCTGCGTGCCGAACACGGCACGGTGGCCCCCGTCCTGCTGCACGAGGACGTGCCCGCCTGGCTGGTGCTCGGGCACGCCGAGAACCTCCACATGACCCGTACCCCCTCGCAGTTCTCCCGCGACTCGCGACGCTGGCGCGCCCTGCAGGACGGCAGCGTGGCGCCGGACCACCCGCTCGCCCCGCTCTTCACCTGGCAGCCGGTGTGCTCGTTCGCCGAGGGCGCCGAGCACGAAAGGCTGCGCGGCGCGGTCACCGACAGCATGGGGCGCATCGACACCCGCGGCGTGCGTCGCCACATCAACCGGTACAGCAACCGGCTCGTCAACGACTTCTGCCGTACCGGCCGCGTCGAGCTGGTCAGCCAGTTCGCCGAGCGGCTCCCGATGATGGTGATGTGCGCGATCATCGGCATGCCGGAGGAGTACGACGACCGCCTGGTCCAGGCCGCCCGCGACATGACGCGCGGCTCGGAGACCGCCGTGGCGAGCAACGCCTACGTGATCGGCGCGCTCGACCGGCTGGTCCAGCGCCGCAGGGTGGCGCCCGCCGAGGACTTCGCCACCTGGCTCGTCGAACACCCCGCCGGCCTCACCGACAAGGAGGTCAGCGAGCACCTGCGGGTGGTCCTCGTCGTCGCCTACGAGACGACCACCAACCTGATCGCCAACGTGCTGCGCATGGTCCTCACGGACCCCCGGTTCCGGGCCAGGCTCAGCGGCGGGCACATGACCGTCCCCGAGGCGGTCGAGCAGACGCTGTGGGACGAGCCGCCGTTCACGTCGGTCCTGGGCCGCTGGGCCGTGGGCGACACCGAGCTCGGCGGGCAGCAGATCAAGGCCGGGGACGCCCTGATCGTCGGCATCGCGCCGGCCAACACGGACCCCGCGGTACGGCCCGACCTCACCGTCAACATGGAGGGCAACCGCGCGCACATGGCGTTCAGCAGCGGCCCCCACGAGTGCCCCGGCCAGGACATCGGCCGTGCCATCGCCGACGTGGGCGTCGACGCCCTGCTGATGCGCCTGCCCGACCTGGAGCTCGGGGTCGAGGAGAGCGCCCTGAGCTGGGAGGGGAACTTCATGTCGCGGCACCTGGTGGACCTGCCGGCGGGCTTCGCTCCCACCGCGGAGCAGGAGATCGACGCCGAGCCGCTGCCGGCGGTGTCCCACGCCCGCTCCCGTGCCGACTGGGAGGTGTCGTCGCCCGCCGTTCACCGGAGGCCCGCCCAGGCCCCGGCGAACCACGCCCCGGCCGGAGCCGGCACCACTGTGCCGGCGCCGGGGGAGGGAGCCGTCATCCCGGCGCAGCGGAGCGGGCCGTCCAGGGTCTGGAAGGCCGTCGTCCGGTGGTGGAGCGGCCACTGACACCGGCTCCGTACGCCGTTCCGGGTGCCCCGGGCCCTCGGGGTCCGGGGCACCCGGCTTCCCGCCCCGTACCATCGAGCAGCGTGAAGCTGACAATTCTTGGGGGCGGCGGATTCCGGGTCCCCCTCGTGTACGGGGCGCTGCTCGGCGACCACGCCGAAGGCCGCGTCTCCCGGGTGACCCTGTACGACACGGACACGGACCGGCTCACCGCTGTCGCCCGGGTCCTGGCGGAACAGGCGGACGGCGTCCCCGACGCGCCCGCCGTCGTCGCCACCGGTGATCTCGACGAGGCCCTGCGGGGGGCGGATTTCGTCTTCTCCGCGATCCGGGTCGGCGGTCTCGAGGGCCGGGCGGCGGACGAGCGCGTCGCTCTCGACGAAGGCGTCCTGGGCCAGGAGACGGTGGGGGCCGGCGGCATCGCCTTCGGGCTGCGCACCGTCCCCGTCGCGACGGCCCTCGCCCGGCGCATCGCCCGGCTCGCCCCCGACGCGTGGGTCATCAACTTCACCAACCCGGCGGGCCTGGTCACCGAGGCCATGGCGCGCCACCTCGGCGACCGGGTCATCGGCATCTGCGACTCCCCGGTGGGCCTCGGCCGCCGCATCGCCCGGGTCCTCGGCGCCGACCCGGACCGGGCCCGGATCGACTACGTCGGGCTCAACCACCTCGGCTGGGTCCGCGGCCTCTGGGTCGGCGGCCGCGACGAGCTCCCGCGGCTGCTCGCGGACCCGGAGCTGCTCGGCTCGTTCGAGGAGGGCAGGCTCTTCGGCCCCGACTGGCTCCGCTCGCTCGGCTCGGTCCCCAACGAGTACCTGCACTACTACTACTTCAACCGGGAAGCGGTCCGTGCCTACCAGGACGCCGAGCAGACCCGGGGCGCCTTCCTCCGTGACCAGCAGGAGGGCTTCTACGCCCGGATGAAGGACCCGGCGGCCCCGCCCCTGGCCACGTGGGACCGTACGCGTGCCGAACGCGAGGCGACGTACATGGCGGAGAACCGGGACGTGGCCGGAGCGGGGGAGCGCGAGGAGAGCGACCTGGAGTCCGGGGGCTACGAGCAGGTGGCCCTCGCCCTGATGCGGGCCGTCGCCCGCGACGAACGCACCTCGCTGATCCTCGACGTGCGCAACCGGGGCACCCTCGCGGTGCTCGACGAGGACGCCGTGATCGAGGTGCCGTGCCTGGTCGACGCCAACGGCGCGCACCCCGTCGCCGTCGACCCGCTCCCGTACCACGCGGTCGGGCTGGTCACCGCGGTCAAGGCCGTGGAGCGGGAGGTGCTCGAAGCGGCGGAGAGCGGCTCACGGGCGGCGGCCGTGCGGGCCTTCGCCCTGCATCCGCTGGTCGACTCGGTCTCGGTGGCCCGCCGGCTGGTCGAGGGATACACCCGGGTCCACCCCGGGCTCGCCTATCTCGACCGGCCGTGAACGGAAGGCGGTGCCCCGTCAGGGAGCGGGTACCGCCCTCGGCCTGCCGGACGGGGCCCAGGAGGGCGTGACACCGGTGACCTGGCAGACCATGAGGAAGAGAGGGATGGGCGGCGTGTACGGGGTGCGGCTCTCCGGCGCGTGGATCAGACGGGGCCGGCCCGCGGGGACGTAGGC contains:
- a CDS encoding MarR family winged helix-turn-helix transcriptional regulator — translated: MTDDIVASVVRQWQAVNPGLDTGPMELIGRINRCAALLQQAEDAPLRAAGLTRAEFDLLGAMRRTDRELTPGELARETFSSGAAVTKRLRVLQEAGLIGRRSDDRDRRVAHVGLTEAGRALVDRLLPEQLAYERSVLSGLDEETRSGLSGQLGELLVQLEGRLGGGRR
- a CDS encoding sensor histidine kinase → MVRVESPPTNRDVPVVRAALLPVVLMAGATAAGAVPFTGATRAAVVWCGAIATVVVAALTVVLNRRRRAMRVQRAEYEQRIAFLERRIASYDQETERLSKELLPAAIRRLRASNSPQEVMRDVVDADESYRDLPKAQRALVLQVLDIIDNEEAMRDSAQRAFVSVARRVQAIVHRQASELREMEDHHGRNPDVFDDLLRIDHGTALIGRLADSIAVLGGARPSRQWPKAVPLFSVLRGAMSRILEYQRVDLHSIAKVAIVGTAVEPLIHACAELLDNATRYSPPQTRVHVTAVEVQTGIAIEIEDGGVSLSEEARVRAENMLAQAQAGINMNDLGESPRLGMAVVGRLARMYQLQVSLRQSAYGGVRAVLIVPRDMITTGPAPGIAHGIGATSRPQSSLDMSQMQHVVPPRGKHKARHDATGPVPSLASSAPAPAPAKAPAPAASAARPGPAASAMGGGDDEIVVTEWTEGGLPQRRSRGRAPLGSHNLPQQSAPAAEPAARNGHNGHGGHGGHGGHGGGDTPPPGLWLEAFTQAVNGVPKEPRNDSESDDAWDKGDEK
- a CDS encoding roadblock/LC7 domain-containing protein, translating into MIQQRGNMDWMLKELADDVPSIHQIVVLSADGLRIARHGGDPDVADRLAAACAGLQSLAAAVATEIPYSDGLMKLVVIEVTGGFFYLMAAGTGAYLAVLAGETVDAGLVGARMRDMVVRIGAHLTSPPRHDGQAG
- a CDS encoding DUF742 domain-containing protein; protein product: MSPPRRERRKAEPALSDPERLYVITGAPDGERAALDLVTMVVAQAEPSPTVQPEQAAILRLCKAPLSVAEISAYLSLPFSVVTSLLTELLATELIESRAPIVRAALPDRSLLEAVMHGLQKL
- a CDS encoding GTP-binding protein, translating into MDFRSSDTITGPRTEDVLPSTATAAVKVVVVGGFGVGKTTMVGSVSEIRPLTTEETMTQAGVGVDDTVGVETKTATTVAMDFGRISLSEELILYLFGTPGQERFWFLWNGLFEGALGAVVLIDTRRLQVSFDVIGRLEERGVPFVVAVNTFPDAPHHPVEALRSALDLPDEVPMIDCDARLRASSRDVLMTLMRYLHRLAVPLT
- a CDS encoding cytochrome P450, giving the protein MTTPFQHEPGSATGPVPPPQCPAHGMGIGPGGLRRLYGAEAEADPTGLYEKLRAEHGTVAPVLLHEDVPAWLVLGHAENLHMTRTPSQFSRDSRRWRALQDGSVAPDHPLAPLFTWQPVCSFAEGAEHERLRGAVTDSMGRIDTRGVRRHINRYSNRLVNDFCRTGRVELVSQFAERLPMMVMCAIIGMPEEYDDRLVQAARDMTRGSETAVASNAYVIGALDRLVQRRRVAPAEDFATWLVEHPAGLTDKEVSEHLRVVLVVAYETTTNLIANVLRMVLTDPRFRARLSGGHMTVPEAVEQTLWDEPPFTSVLGRWAVGDTELGGQQIKAGDALIVGIAPANTDPAVRPDLTVNMEGNRAHMAFSSGPHECPGQDIGRAIADVGVDALLMRLPDLELGVEESALSWEGNFMSRHLVDLPAGFAPTAEQEIDAEPLPAVSHARSRADWEVSSPAVHRRPAQAPANHAPAGAGTTVPAPGEGAVIPAQRSGPSRVWKAVVRWWSGH
- a CDS encoding 6-phospho-beta-glucosidase: MKLTILGGGGFRVPLVYGALLGDHAEGRVSRVTLYDTDTDRLTAVARVLAEQADGVPDAPAVVATGDLDEALRGADFVFSAIRVGGLEGRAADERVALDEGVLGQETVGAGGIAFGLRTVPVATALARRIARLAPDAWVINFTNPAGLVTEAMARHLGDRVIGICDSPVGLGRRIARVLGADPDRARIDYVGLNHLGWVRGLWVGGRDELPRLLADPELLGSFEEGRLFGPDWLRSLGSVPNEYLHYYYFNREAVRAYQDAEQTRGAFLRDQQEGFYARMKDPAAPPLATWDRTRAEREATYMAENRDVAGAGEREESDLESGGYEQVALALMRAVARDERTSLILDVRNRGTLAVLDEDAVIEVPCLVDANGAHPVAVDPLPYHAVGLVTAVKAVEREVLEAAESGSRAAAVRAFALHPLVDSVSVARRLVEGYTRVHPGLAYLDRP